Below is a window of Kosmotoga arenicorallina S304 DNA.
AATTGATGAAGCTGTAGAAAAAGCTAAGGCTATTGCTGGAGGGCGATAACGTGTCTCTTAATGTAAAAATACTGACGCCTTATGGAATAAAGTGGAGTGGTATGGCTGAATACCTTTCCTTCAGAACGATTGAAGGAGGCATGGGTGTTTTGCCAAAACATGCTCCCTTGCTGGTCAAATTGTCCGTCGATTTAGTAGAGATAAGAACCTCTGAAGGTGCCAGGCTTGTTTTTGTAATTCATGGTGGATATCTTTTAAACACGCGCGAAGGTGCAACAATAGTTGCTGATGCCGTTGAAAAGCCCGAAGACATAGACATCCATCGCGCAGAAGAAAAAATGTCAAGAGCCAGGGAAATACTGAAAATTGAAAAGGATGCAAGAGAAAGGGCGCGAATCGACGCAAAGCTTCAAAGGCATATGCTTAGAATCAGGGTATTCAAAGAAAGAGTGCATGGAAGCGGTACAAAATAAAATAAGCGAGGCCTAAGGGTCTCGCTTATTTTTAAAAGCAGCAATTAGATCGGTTTTTCTTTCTTTACCTTTTAATAGCCTTCTTATGTTTTCCCTGTGTCTGAAAATCGTGAATATCAAGAGTGCGAAAATCCATAAACCAGTTTCTACACCCGATACAAAAAATACTATAATATTCATCACTGCAACGGTGATTATAGAGGCGAGGGAAACATATTTTGTCACAAGCACAATTGGCGTCCAGATGGCAAGAAAAAGCGGAAGGAACCAACCTTTTAAGCCTGTAAGCGTTCCGACTGTGCAAGCAACTGCTTTACCACCTTTAAACTTCAGGAAAATGGAATAACTATGTCCAATGGCTGCAAAAAAGCCAATTATTATCAACCTGTCCTGGGGAAGTCCAAAAAGAAGGCTAGCAATTAGCATAGGGACAAAGG
It encodes the following:
- the atpC gene encoding ATP synthase F1 subunit epsilon, with the protein product MSLNVKILTPYGIKWSGMAEYLSFRTIEGGMGVLPKHAPLLVKLSVDLVEIRTSEGARLVFVIHGGYLLNTREGATIVADAVEKPEDIDIHRAEEKMSRAREILKIEKDARERARIDAKLQRHMLRIRVFKERVHGSGTK
- the plsY gene encoding glycerol-3-phosphate 1-O-acyltransferase PlsY; this translates as MTQIVFLAVIGYISGSIPFSFLIPKLKGVDIRKVGSGNVGGTNVLRYLGGIIGFLTMTLDGFKAFVPMLIASLLFGLPQDRLIIIGFFAAIGHSYSIFLKFKGGKAVACTVGTLTGLKGWFLPLFLAIWTPIVLVTKYVSLASIITVAVMNIIVFFVSGVETGLWIFALLIFTIFRHRENIRRLLKGKERKTDLIAAFKNKRDP